A window of Hymenobacter aerilatus contains these coding sequences:
- a CDS encoding ABC transporter ATP-binding protein → MPQPLLSVRDLTIDFSSHRGDTRAVANVSFDLHRGETLAIVGESGSGKSVTSLALMGLIPLPPGKISSGAALFQSPALGEVDLLRLTDKQLQQVRGNDISMIFQEPMTSLNPVYTCGSQVVEALRLHTTLNEKEAAVRTVELFTMAQLPRPEKIFSSYPHEISGGQKQRVMIAMAMACNPAILIADEPTTALDVTVQARMLQLIDDLRREHQTAVLFITHDLGVVAEIADRIMVMYRGKVVEQGRVLDIFTNPQHPYTRGLLACRPKLSIGHKKLPVVADFMQEMPDGSILPTSNAPTQLLANESGVFPQSGNEFTKTFPVEHSSVPRSRDDIGNLEIAPLESGQLLPEAAASVIEQDVDATENGASTKNPSVEAASFPALQKSNLGPSSVQDLETSKPKAPLLQVENLKVYFPVRKGFFRRTTEFVRAVDNVSFTIYPGETVGLVGESGCGKTTLGRTLLRLVEPTSGSILFDGIDLATLPAGELRRRRREFQMVFQDPYAALNPTMTVGEAILEPMRVHGVGGTKAEQKARVLELLRTVGLREEHFLRYPHEFSGGQRQRICIARALALQPKCIICDESVSALDVSVQAQVLNLLNDLKREFGITYLFITHDLSVARFMSDRLLVMSKGKIVESGPAAEVYADPQNEYTRTLLAAIPKDEPDDIRAAVARREKV, encoded by the coding sequence GTGCCTCAGCCACTGCTTTCCGTCCGCGACCTGACTATCGACTTTTCCTCGCATCGTGGCGATACGCGGGCCGTAGCCAACGTTTCGTTTGACTTACACCGGGGCGAGACGCTGGCCATTGTAGGCGAGTCGGGCTCGGGGAAATCGGTTACGTCGCTGGCACTGATGGGGCTGATTCCGCTGCCGCCCGGCAAAATCAGCAGCGGCGCGGCACTATTTCAGTCGCCGGCGTTGGGCGAGGTAGACTTGCTCCGGCTCACCGACAAACAGCTGCAGCAAGTCCGCGGCAACGACATCAGCATGATTTTTCAGGAGCCGATGACGTCTCTGAACCCAGTGTATACCTGCGGCAGCCAGGTGGTAGAGGCGCTACGCCTACATACTACCCTCAATGAGAAGGAAGCCGCGGTCCGTACTGTGGAGCTATTTACGATGGCCCAACTGCCGCGCCCGGAGAAAATATTCAGCAGCTACCCTCACGAAATCAGCGGCGGTCAGAAGCAGCGCGTGATGATTGCCATGGCTATGGCCTGCAACCCCGCCATTCTGATTGCCGACGAGCCTACCACTGCCCTCGACGTGACCGTGCAGGCACGCATGCTCCAGCTCATCGACGACCTGCGCCGGGAGCACCAGACGGCCGTCCTGTTCATCACCCACGATTTGGGCGTGGTAGCTGAAATTGCTGACCGCATTATGGTGATGTACCGGGGTAAGGTGGTAGAGCAGGGTAGGGTGCTCGACATCTTCACCAATCCCCAGCACCCCTACACCCGCGGCTTGCTGGCATGCCGCCCAAAACTTTCCATTGGCCACAAAAAACTTCCGGTAGTGGCCGATTTTATGCAGGAAATGCCCGATGGAAGCATACTTCCTACTTCAAATGCCCCTACGCAACTGCTTGCTAACGAAAGCGGTGTATTTCCTCAAAGTGGAAATGAATTTACCAAAACGTTCCCCGTGGAACATAGTAGCGTTCCACGTTCCAGAGACGATATAGGAAATCTGGAAATAGCCCCATTGGAATCGGGGCAATTGCTGCCGGAAGCGGCCGCCAGTGTGATAGAGCAAGACGTTGATGCCACTGAAAATGGAGCTTCTACAAAAAATCCGTCTGTCGAAGCTGCGTCGTTTCCAGCGCTACAAAAATCGAATCTTGGTCCTTCTTCAGTCCAAGACCTTGAGACCTCGAAACCTAAAGCTCCCCTTCTCCAGGTCGAAAATTTAAAAGTGTACTTTCCTGTTCGGAAAGGCTTTTTCCGGCGCACCACAGAGTTCGTGCGGGCCGTGGATAATGTCAGCTTTACGATATACCCCGGCGAGACGGTAGGGCTGGTAGGGGAGTCGGGCTGCGGCAAGACTACCCTAGGCCGTACGCTGCTACGTCTAGTGGAACCAACCAGCGGTAGTATTCTGTTCGATGGCATAGATCTGGCGACGCTCCCAGCCGGGGAGCTGCGCCGCCGCCGCCGCGAGTTTCAGATGGTATTTCAGGATCCATACGCCGCGCTCAATCCGACCATGACGGTTGGCGAGGCCATTCTGGAACCCATGCGAGTGCACGGGGTAGGCGGCACCAAAGCCGAGCAAAAGGCGCGCGTGCTGGAGTTGTTGCGTACGGTAGGACTGCGCGAAGAACACTTTCTGCGTTACCCCCATGAGTTCAGCGGCGGCCAGCGTCAGCGCATTTGTATAGCGCGGGCTCTAGCCTTGCAGCCCAAGTGCATCATTTGCGACGAGTCGGTTTCGGCCCTCGATGTGTCGGTGCAGGCGCAGGTGCTCAACTTGCTCAATGATCTTAAGCGCGAGTTTGGCATCACCTACCTGTTCATCACTCACGACCTGTCGGTGGCCCGCTTCATGAGTGACCGGCTGCTGGTGATGAGCAAGGGTAAGATTGTAGAGAGTGGCCCTGCGGCCGAAGTCTACGCTGACCCGCAAAACGAGTATACCCGCACGCTGTTGGCCGCTATTCCCAAAGACGAACCCGATGACATCCGGGCCGCTGTAGCCCGTCGCGAGAAAGTCTGA
- a CDS encoding aldo/keto reductase, with translation MQHRTLGKTGFSISEISLGTWQVGGRWGEPFSHENADAILNAAVDGGINFIDTADVYGDGESEKAVGRLVRNRSERIYVATKCGRQLQPHTNEAYQTKALRQFVENSLRNMQLEALDLIQLHCPPTDVYYRPEIFELFDRLKEEGKILNMGVSVERVEEGLKALNFPNVTTIQLIFNMFRQRPTELLFAEAKRNDVGLIVRVPLASGLLTGKFTPQTTFAPDDHRQFNRHGEAFDKGETFSGVDYETGLAAVEELKQLFPDQPNLAPIALRWVLMFDEVSCVIPGASKPEQLASNLQAAELPALTEEQMQAVRAVYDQKIRPQVHQIW, from the coding sequence ATGCAACATCGCACCCTTGGCAAAACTGGCTTTTCCATCTCCGAAATCAGCTTGGGCACCTGGCAGGTAGGCGGCCGCTGGGGCGAGCCGTTCAGCCACGAAAACGCCGATGCCATCCTGAACGCCGCTGTAGATGGCGGCATCAATTTCATCGATACCGCCGATGTATACGGCGACGGCGAGAGCGAGAAAGCCGTGGGTCGTCTCGTGCGTAATCGTTCGGAGCGCATTTATGTGGCTACCAAGTGTGGCCGGCAATTGCAGCCGCACACCAACGAGGCGTATCAGACCAAAGCCCTGCGACAGTTTGTGGAAAACAGCCTGCGCAACATGCAGCTGGAAGCACTGGACCTTATCCAGCTCCACTGCCCACCCACTGATGTATACTATCGTCCCGAAATTTTCGAGCTGTTTGATCGGTTGAAAGAAGAAGGGAAAATTTTGAATATGGGCGTAAGCGTGGAGCGCGTAGAAGAAGGCCTGAAAGCGCTAAACTTCCCGAACGTAACCACTATTCAACTCATCTTCAACATGTTCCGGCAGCGGCCCACTGAGCTATTGTTTGCCGAAGCCAAGCGCAATGATGTAGGCTTGATTGTGCGCGTACCGCTGGCCAGCGGACTGCTCACGGGCAAATTCACACCCCAAACCACCTTCGCTCCCGACGACCACCGCCAGTTCAACCGCCACGGCGAGGCCTTCGACAAAGGCGAAACCTTTTCCGGCGTGGACTACGAAACCGGCTTGGCCGCTGTGGAAGAGTTGAAACAGCTATTTCCCGATCAACCCAACCTTGCCCCTATTGCGCTCCGCTGGGTACTGATGTTTGATGAAGTGAGCTGTGTAATTCCCGGCGCCTCCAAGCCCGAACAGCTCGCCTCTAACCTGCAAGCCGCCGAGCTGCCGGCCCTCACGGAGGAGCAAATGCAGGCCGTGCGTGCCGTATACGACCAGAAAATCCGGCCGCAGGTACATCAGATATGGTAA
- a CDS encoding lipoprotein signal peptidase — translation MKYWKYYLVALLVILVDQLSKWAVHTYMQPGMPGEIPLIGDWLKLHYTLNPGMAFGVELPPPYGKVLLTSFRIVAVCFIIYLIRKYWRLGAASGLLACGGLILGGAIGNLIDSIFYGVVYDNAPFNAPTPWLHGQVIDMIYVDIYEGFLPESWPLIGGMHLSLWPIFNIADSAIFVGVVLILIFQGRFFAEHTYEAHPVQPIHRDPAEASEVV, via the coding sequence ATGAAGTATTGGAAATACTACTTGGTGGCCCTGCTGGTCATCCTCGTCGATCAGCTCTCGAAGTGGGCCGTGCACACGTACATGCAGCCCGGTATGCCCGGCGAAATCCCGCTCATTGGCGATTGGCTAAAGCTGCATTACACACTGAATCCAGGTATGGCGTTCGGAGTAGAGTTGCCGCCGCCCTACGGTAAGGTGCTGCTTACCAGCTTCCGCATTGTAGCCGTATGCTTCATTATCTATCTGATTAGGAAGTACTGGCGCCTGGGTGCGGCGTCGGGCCTGTTGGCCTGCGGCGGCCTGATTTTGGGTGGGGCCATCGGCAACCTAATAGACTCGATTTTCTACGGCGTGGTGTACGACAATGCGCCCTTCAATGCGCCTACCCCCTGGCTGCACGGCCAGGTAATCGACATGATTTACGTAGATATCTACGAGGGCTTCCTACCCGAATCGTGGCCTCTAATAGGTGGTATGCATCTCTCGCTGTGGCCTATCTTCAACATTGCCGACTCTGCCATCTTCGTAGGCGTAGTATTGATCCTGATTTTCCAGGGCCGCTTCTTCGCTGAGCACACGTACGAGGCGCATCCGGTGCAACCCATCCACCGCGACCCAGCTGAGGCTTCAGAGGTGGTTTAA
- the ileS gene encoding isoleucine--tRNA ligase has translation MNYPEFKQPLNYGQVGQDILAWWKANGIFEKSVSSREGQPTYVFYEGPPSANGAPGIHHVMARTVKDIFCRYHTMLGKQVPRKGGWDTHGLPIELQVEKELGITKEDIGKKISIEDYNQRCRETVMRFKAQWDDLTEKMGYWVDLNDPYITFEPEYIESCWALLKKLYDKGLLYKGYTIQPYSPAAGTGLSSHELNQPGTYRDVKDTTIVAEFEVKRDEQSEKLFALANNLPVFIMAWTTTPWTLPANTGLAVGKNIRYAVVRTFNPYTYEPQVVVLAKVLVNRYFTEKGAQASLEDYKAGDKVLPWQQVGEFSGAELVGIHYERLFGHEAGFPAFESEEKAFRVIPGDFVTTEDGTGIVHISPTFGADDFKVAQQNDVPALLVADDQGKLGPIVDRTGRYVQQMGEFGGRWVKNYDGHDESAADYRTLDVDISVRLKERGRAFKVEKYEHTYPHCWRTDKPVLYYPLDSWFIKTTAVKDRLIELNKTINWKPESTGTGRFGNWLENLVDWNLSRSRYWGTPLPIWRTQDGTEELCIGSIAELSAEIDKAVAAGIMTKNPLQEGLPTTSPNEQADSQQPRANGQKIDLHRPYVDDIFLVSPNGQPMYREADLIDVWFDSGAMPYAQWHYPFENQEKFQKNFPADFIAEGVDQTRGWFFTLHALAVMLEDSVAYKNVMANGLVLDKNGNKMSKRLGNAIDPFATINQFGPDATRWYMIVNAPPWDNLKFDPAGVTEVQRRFFGTLFNTYSFFSLYANLDQYTYSVEQAVPAAERTELDRWVLSKLQSLIQEVGGHYDSYDPTKAARAVQDFVTDQLSNWYVRLSRRRFWKGELTADKRAAFDTLYECLYAVGQLMAPIAPFFAEWLYQNLTSAQVGEKPESVHLTLLQAAQTELIDTALEERMELAQRISSLTHSMRKKSVLKVRQPLQRILVPVLNETTREQVGKVEDLICAEVNVKHVEFLDDTSGVLVKSVKPNFKRLGQQYGPKLKVVGARIQQMTAEEISQLEKTGSLPVEIDGEAYTLTPDDVEIRTQDLPGWLVATDGPLTVALDVTLTDELRQEGVARELVNRLQNLRKDSGLEVQDKIRVTLGADQLELKAAVQSFGDYIRTEVQAVALDFASDVNGGSVLEFDDYSVPVRLEVANG, from the coding sequence ATGAACTACCCCGAATTTAAGCAGCCGCTCAACTACGGCCAGGTCGGACAGGATATCCTGGCTTGGTGGAAGGCGAACGGCATCTTCGAAAAGAGCGTGAGCAGCCGCGAAGGGCAGCCCACCTACGTGTTCTACGAAGGTCCGCCTTCGGCTAACGGTGCCCCCGGCATTCACCACGTGATGGCGCGCACCGTGAAGGACATTTTCTGCCGCTACCACACCATGCTGGGCAAGCAAGTGCCGCGCAAAGGCGGCTGGGACACCCACGGCCTACCCATTGAGCTACAGGTGGAAAAGGAGCTAGGCATCACGAAGGAGGATATCGGGAAGAAGATCAGCATTGAGGACTACAACCAGCGCTGCCGCGAAACCGTGATGCGCTTCAAGGCGCAATGGGACGACCTGACGGAGAAGATGGGCTACTGGGTCGACCTGAACGACCCTTACATCACCTTCGAGCCGGAGTACATCGAAAGCTGCTGGGCGCTGCTCAAAAAGCTCTACGACAAGGGCTTGCTCTACAAAGGCTACACTATTCAGCCCTACTCGCCGGCGGCGGGTACTGGCCTGTCGTCGCACGAGCTGAACCAGCCCGGCACCTACCGCGACGTAAAGGACACGACCATTGTGGCTGAGTTCGAAGTAAAGCGCGATGAGCAATCGGAAAAGCTGTTTGCGCTAGCCAATAACCTACCGGTGTTCATCATGGCCTGGACGACCACGCCGTGGACACTGCCGGCCAATACGGGTTTGGCGGTGGGTAAGAACATCCGATATGCGGTGGTGCGTACCTTCAATCCATATACCTATGAGCCGCAGGTAGTTGTGCTGGCTAAAGTGTTGGTAAACCGCTACTTCACGGAAAAAGGCGCGCAGGCGTCGCTGGAAGACTACAAAGCCGGTGACAAGGTGCTGCCGTGGCAGCAAGTAGGCGAGTTTAGCGGCGCTGAGCTGGTAGGCATCCACTATGAGCGACTGTTCGGCCATGAAGCCGGTTTCCCGGCTTTCGAAAGCGAGGAAAAAGCCTTCCGCGTTATCCCCGGCGACTTCGTGACGACCGAAGACGGTACCGGTATCGTGCACATCTCGCCTACCTTCGGCGCCGATGACTTTAAGGTAGCCCAGCAGAACGACGTGCCCGCCCTACTGGTGGCCGACGACCAGGGCAAGCTTGGCCCCATCGTGGACCGTACCGGCCGCTACGTGCAGCAAATGGGCGAGTTTGGCGGCCGTTGGGTGAAGAACTATGATGGCCACGACGAATCGGCCGCCGACTACCGCACGCTGGACGTAGACATCAGCGTACGGCTGAAGGAGCGCGGCCGGGCGTTCAAAGTAGAGAAATACGAGCACACCTACCCGCACTGTTGGCGCACTGACAAGCCGGTGCTCTACTACCCCCTAGATTCGTGGTTCATCAAGACCACGGCCGTGAAAGACCGCCTCATCGAGCTGAACAAAACCATCAACTGGAAGCCTGAGAGCACCGGCACTGGTCGCTTCGGCAACTGGCTGGAAAACCTGGTGGACTGGAACCTAAGCCGCTCGCGCTACTGGGGCACGCCCCTACCCATCTGGCGCACCCAGGACGGCACGGAGGAACTGTGCATCGGTAGCATTGCCGAGCTAAGCGCCGAGATTGATAAGGCGGTGGCAGCTGGCATCATGACGAAGAATCCGTTGCAAGAAGGCCTACCCACTACGTCGCCCAACGAACAAGCGGATAGCCAACAGCCAAGAGCTAACGGCCAAAAAATCGACCTACACCGGCCCTACGTGGACGACATCTTCTTGGTGTCGCCCAACGGTCAGCCGATGTACCGCGAAGCCGACCTTATCGACGTATGGTTCGACTCGGGCGCCATGCCCTACGCGCAGTGGCACTACCCCTTCGAGAATCAGGAGAAATTTCAGAAGAATTTCCCCGCCGATTTCATTGCCGAAGGCGTGGACCAAACCCGCGGCTGGTTCTTCACCCTGCACGCGCTGGCCGTGATGCTGGAAGACTCCGTGGCCTATAAGAACGTGATGGCCAACGGCTTAGTGCTGGACAAGAACGGCAACAAGATGAGCAAGCGCCTCGGCAACGCCATTGACCCGTTTGCGACCATCAACCAGTTTGGCCCGGATGCCACGCGCTGGTATATGATTGTGAACGCGCCACCATGGGACAACCTCAAGTTTGACCCAGCCGGTGTAACGGAGGTGCAGCGCCGCTTCTTCGGCACCCTGTTCAACACCTACTCGTTCTTCTCGCTCTACGCCAACCTCGACCAGTATACCTACTCTGTTGAGCAGGCCGTGCCCGCCGCCGAGCGTACCGAATTGGACCGCTGGGTGCTGAGCAAGTTGCAGTCGCTCATCCAGGAGGTAGGCGGCCACTACGACAGCTACGACCCCACGAAAGCCGCCCGCGCCGTGCAGGATTTCGTGACTGATCAGCTTTCGAACTGGTACGTGCGCCTGTCACGTCGCCGCTTCTGGAAAGGTGAGCTGACCGCCGACAAGCGTGCCGCCTTTGATACGCTCTACGAGTGCCTCTATGCTGTGGGGCAGCTAATGGCCCCCATCGCGCCGTTCTTCGCCGAGTGGCTGTACCAGAACTTAACCAGCGCTCAGGTAGGGGAGAAGCCCGAATCGGTGCACCTGACGCTGCTGCAAGCCGCCCAAACGGAGCTGATAGACACGGCTTTGGAAGAGCGCATGGAACTGGCGCAGCGCATTTCGTCGCTTACGCACTCCATGCGAAAAAAGTCGGTGTTGAAGGTACGCCAGCCGTTGCAGCGTATCTTGGTGCCGGTACTCAACGAGACAACACGCGAGCAGGTAGGGAAGGTAGAAGACCTGATTTGCGCTGAGGTGAACGTAAAGCACGTGGAGTTTCTGGACGACACGAGCGGTGTACTGGTGAAGTCGGTGAAACCGAATTTCAAACGCCTCGGCCAGCAATATGGCCCAAAGCTGAAGGTAGTAGGTGCCCGCATTCAGCAGATGACAGCCGAGGAAATCAGCCAGTTGGAAAAAACCGGCTCCCTACCCGTAGAAATCGACGGCGAAGCCTATACCCTGACGCCAGACGACGTAGAAATCCGCACTCAGGACCTGCCCGGCTGGCTAGTAGCCACCGACGGCCCGCTGACTGTAGCCCTCGACGTGACCCTGACCGACGAGCTTCGCCAGGAAGGCGTGGCCCGCGAGTTGGTGAACCGCCTCCAGAACCTGCGCAAAGACTCGGGTCTGGAGGTGCAGGACAAAATCCGCGTGACGCTTGGCGCCGATCAGCTCGAGCTAAAAGCCGCCGTGCAGTCGTTCGGCGACTACATCCGCACCGAAGTGCAGGCCGTGGCCCTGGACTTTGCTTCGGACGTAAATGGCGGCTCGGTGCTGGAATTCGACGACTACTCAGTGCCGGTACGGCTGGAAGTTGCAAACGGCTAA
- a CDS encoding efflux RND transporter permease subunit, with protein MWSKLALFIIKNRRLLLLLLAVITGFMAWKAKDVEMTYDFAQVVRPDDPDMLYFQEFKKTFGEDGNVLVIGLQDSSVYKLGNFNELRILTDTLSKVEGVNGVLSITKLIKLDKDTANRQFQAAPIFRTFPQTQGQLDSLMQIVNRQEFYKGQLISPRTGATLLALTMDPKYLNSSRRQGVMNEILGHAERFSQKTSIRLHYAGIPYVRATMTTKVAGEMKFFVLLTVIMMGATLLMFFRSWAAVLIPLLIVLIVVVWCLGSMVLLGFKISLLTGLIPSILIVIGIPNCTYLLSRYHYDYRKSGNQVLAMTRVVRKIGLVTLMNNTNTAVGFFVFCFTNIAILYEFGLVATINIFAAFVISFIMIPAIFTYLPPPTPKQLEHLDAKPLTKLLEFFEHLVLERRGTVYVLGAVLVALSLLSITRIKAVSYMVDDLPKDSSVNSDLAFFEQHFNGIMPLEIEVDTGKKRGILNLKNLERMDRLENYLRTQPEVTAPVSIVTFLKAATQTFYNGDPSYYRLPDNSEKNFILSYLARSQGNGGPMNSKLLHSFVDSTSRKARISLKIADIGSRNLDTLLDNKIRPQIKEIFNGTGMDVNLTGTTIIFTKGNEYLISTLKESLLWAFGLVGMVVLILFRSVRAVFFTLLPNLVTLILTGGLMGLFNIPLKPSTALIFSIALGIDGDNSIHLLAKFRQELAANGRHVRAAISTTLREAGTSMIYTSITLFLGFAVFAFSEFGGTKALGMLMSASLLITNFSNLILMPALLVTFEHGVDEEIDRSSLRHYDDQYHEEDDDVELNLDKMQVKRLNS; from the coding sequence ATGTGGAGTAAACTCGCCTTATTCATCATCAAGAACCGGCGGCTGCTACTTTTGCTGCTGGCGGTCATTACAGGATTCATGGCCTGGAAAGCCAAAGACGTAGAGATGACCTACGACTTTGCTCAGGTAGTCCGGCCCGATGACCCGGACATGCTATACTTCCAGGAGTTCAAGAAGACGTTTGGGGAGGATGGCAACGTGCTAGTAATAGGCCTGCAGGATAGTAGCGTATACAAGCTGGGCAACTTCAATGAGTTGCGTATCCTGACTGATACGTTGAGTAAGGTAGAGGGCGTAAATGGGGTGCTTAGCATCACTAAGCTTATCAAGCTCGATAAGGATACGGCAAACCGGCAGTTTCAGGCAGCGCCCATTTTTCGCACGTTTCCGCAAACGCAGGGGCAGCTAGACTCGCTCATGCAGATTGTAAATCGGCAAGAGTTCTACAAAGGGCAGTTGATTTCGCCGCGCACGGGGGCTACCCTGTTGGCCCTGACGATGGACCCGAAGTACCTGAATTCCAGCCGGCGACAAGGGGTGATGAACGAGATTCTGGGCCACGCCGAGCGGTTTAGCCAGAAAACGAGCATCCGGCTGCATTACGCCGGTATTCCCTACGTGCGCGCTACCATGACCACCAAGGTAGCCGGTGAGATGAAGTTTTTTGTGCTGCTGACGGTCATCATGATGGGCGCTACCCTGCTCATGTTCTTCCGCTCGTGGGCCGCCGTGCTAATTCCGCTGCTAATCGTGCTCATTGTGGTGGTCTGGTGCCTGGGCTCGATGGTGTTGCTGGGCTTCAAGATCAGTCTGCTGACGGGACTAATTCCGAGTATTCTGATCGTAATCGGCATTCCCAACTGTACCTACTTACTCTCGCGCTATCACTACGATTACCGCAAATCGGGTAACCAGGTACTGGCCATGACGCGGGTAGTGCGCAAAATTGGCCTCGTGACGCTGATGAACAACACGAACACAGCAGTAGGCTTTTTCGTGTTTTGCTTCACCAACATTGCCATTCTGTACGAGTTCGGACTAGTAGCGACGATTAACATCTTCGCGGCCTTTGTCATCTCGTTCATTATGATTCCGGCCATTTTCACCTACCTGCCACCGCCTACCCCCAAGCAACTCGAACACCTAGACGCCAAGCCTCTAACCAAGCTGCTGGAGTTCTTCGAGCACTTGGTACTAGAGCGCCGGGGCACGGTGTATGTGCTGGGTGCTGTGCTGGTGGCCCTGTCGTTGCTTAGTATCACGCGCATCAAGGCCGTGTCGTATATGGTTGATGACTTGCCCAAGGATTCGTCTGTCAACTCCGACTTGGCTTTCTTTGAGCAGCATTTCAACGGCATTATGCCACTAGAAATTGAGGTGGATACGGGGAAGAAACGTGGTATCCTAAACCTGAAAAACCTGGAGCGCATGGATCGGTTGGAGAACTACCTCCGCACCCAGCCCGAGGTAACGGCCCCCGTCAGCATCGTAACCTTCCTGAAAGCCGCTACCCAAACCTTTTACAACGGCGACCCAAGCTACTACCGTCTGCCCGACAACTCAGAGAAAAATTTTATTCTGAGTTACCTGGCTCGCTCGCAGGGCAACGGCGGCCCCATGAACAGCAAACTGCTGCATTCCTTCGTGGATTCTACGAGCCGCAAGGCGCGCATTTCCCTCAAGATTGCCGACATCGGCTCGCGCAATCTCGACACGCTGCTCGACAATAAAATTCGCCCGCAGATCAAGGAAATCTTCAATGGCACGGGTATGGACGTGAACCTGACGGGCACGACCATCATTTTTACCAAGGGAAATGAATACTTGATTAGCACGCTCAAAGAAAGCCTGCTGTGGGCCTTTGGCTTGGTAGGTATGGTCGTGCTAATCCTGTTTCGCTCGGTGCGGGCAGTGTTCTTTACGCTACTCCCTAACCTAGTCACGCTTATTCTGACGGGTGGGCTAATGGGCTTATTCAACATCCCCCTAAAGCCCAGTACAGCGCTTATTTTCAGTATTGCACTGGGTATCGACGGCGACAATTCGATTCACCTACTAGCCAAGTTCCGGCAGGAGCTGGCGGCCAATGGCCGCCATGTGCGGGCTGCCATTAGCACTACCCTGCGCGAGGCCGGCACGAGCATGATTTACACCAGCATCACGCTGTTTCTGGGTTTCGCGGTGTTTGCATTCAGCGAGTTCGGTGGAACCAAGGCCTTGGGTATGCTGATGTCGGCTAGCTTGCTGATTACCAACTTCTCAAACCTGATTTTGATGCCTGCCCTGCTGGTTACTTTTGAGCACGGGGTAGACGAGGAAATTGACCGCTCCAGCCTGCGCCATTACGACGACCAGTACCACGAGGAAGACGACGACGTGGAACTGAACCTGGATAAAATGCAGGTGAAACGGTTGAACAGTTAA
- a CDS encoding glycine--tRNA ligase: protein MSNAPQKASIENTQLKDIVSHAKEYGFVFPSSEIYDGLAAVYDYGPNGVELKNNLKRLWWQAMTQLHQNVVGIDAAIFMAPQTWVASGHVAGFNDPLVDNLDSKKRYRADVLVEDKAAEYEAAGQQDRAADLLATLGRLLTDNDLAGVKELIVSEKIVCPISGTCNWTDVRQFNLMYSTQGSAVEGDAAQIYLRPETAQGIFVNFLNVQKSARQKVPFGIAQIGKAFRNEIVARQFIFRMREFEQMEMQFFVRPGTEEEWYNNWKQARRRFHEAVGLAPEKLRFHDHDKLAHYAKAAVDIEYEFPFGFKEIEGIHSRSDFDLTQHQELSRKKQQYFDNDVNPETGKPYGNYVPYVVETSVGADRLFLATLCQAYQEETITEGEGEKEQTKTRTFLKLHPALAPIKAAIFPLVKKDGMPEKAEEIFNSLRFDFPVIMEERDAIGKRYTRQDLIGTPFCIVVDGQTLEDETVTVRHRDSREQTRMPISELRAYIGQAVSFARIFEKL from the coding sequence ATGAGCAACGCCCCGCAGAAAGCATCCATCGAGAATACCCAGCTGAAAGATATTGTCAGCCACGCCAAGGAATACGGCTTCGTGTTCCCGTCCAGTGAAATCTACGACGGCCTGGCTGCCGTGTACGACTATGGCCCTAACGGCGTGGAGCTGAAAAACAACCTGAAGCGCCTCTGGTGGCAGGCCATGACGCAGCTGCACCAGAATGTGGTCGGCATCGACGCGGCCATCTTTATGGCGCCGCAAACCTGGGTTGCCTCGGGCCACGTAGCCGGCTTCAACGACCCCTTGGTGGATAACCTTGATAGCAAGAAGCGCTACCGCGCCGACGTGCTGGTGGAGGATAAAGCTGCCGAGTACGAAGCCGCTGGCCAACAAGACCGCGCCGCCGATCTGCTTGCTACCCTCGGCCGCCTGCTCACCGACAACGACCTGGCTGGCGTGAAGGAGCTGATTGTTTCGGAAAAGATTGTGTGCCCTATCTCCGGCACCTGTAACTGGACCGATGTACGCCAGTTCAACCTGATGTACTCCACCCAGGGCTCGGCCGTGGAGGGCGACGCCGCCCAGATCTACCTGCGTCCCGAAACGGCCCAGGGCATCTTTGTGAACTTCCTGAACGTGCAGAAATCGGCGCGGCAGAAGGTGCCGTTTGGCATTGCCCAGATTGGCAAAGCTTTCCGCAACGAGATTGTAGCCCGACAGTTCATCTTCCGGATGCGCGAGTTCGAGCAGATGGAAATGCAATTCTTCGTGCGCCCCGGCACCGAGGAGGAGTGGTACAACAACTGGAAGCAGGCCCGCCGCCGTTTCCACGAAGCCGTGGGCCTGGCCCCTGAAAAGCTGCGCTTCCACGACCACGATAAGTTGGCCCATTACGCCAAGGCCGCTGTGGATATTGAGTACGAATTCCCCTTCGGCTTCAAAGAAATTGAGGGCATCCACTCCCGCTCCGACTTCGACTTGACCCAGCACCAGGAGTTGAGCCGCAAGAAGCAGCAGTACTTCGACAACGATGTGAATCCTGAAACCGGCAAGCCCTACGGCAACTACGTGCCCTACGTGGTAGAAACCTCCGTGGGTGCCGACCGCCTGTTCTTGGCTACCCTCTGCCAAGCCTATCAGGAAGAGACCATCACCGAAGGCGAAGGCGAGAAGGAGCAAACCAAAACCCGCACCTTCCTGAAACTGCACCCAGCGCTAGCGCCCATTAAAGCCGCTATTTTCCCGCTGGTGAAGAAAGACGGCATGCCCGAGAAAGCTGAGGAAATCTTCAACAGCCTGCGCTTCGACTTCCCTGTAATTATGGAAGAGCGCGACGCCATTGGCAAGCGCTACACCCGCCAGGACCTCATCGGCACGCCGTTCTGCATTGTGGTAGATGGCCAAACGCTGGAAGATGAGACCGTAACCGTCCGTCACCGCGACTCGCGTGAGCAAACCCGTATGCCCATCAGCGAGCTGCGCGCTTACATTGGGCAGGCCGTGAGCTTCGCACGGATTTTCGAGAAGCTGTAG